CTTCATGACGTCTTCGCCCTGGCGGTTGAAGTAGCTGGTGCCCATGGTGGTGAAGTGCTCGATGCCCGGGGCGCACATGAACTCCATGGTCTGCAGGTACTTGCTGCCGCACGCCATGTTGCCCATCACCGCGCCCGCCCGGAGCTGCATGGCGACGCCGTCGCTGGTGATGTTGAGGGGCATGCCCGCGAACCACTGTCCGGGCCTCTTGTAGCCGAAGTTGAAACCGCCCGCGCACATCACCACCGACTTGGCCTCGCACACGTGGACCTCGCGCTCGCGGCCGGAGATCCCGAGCGCGCCCACCACGTGGCCGCCGGTGGGATGGCGGCCGTCGGAAGTCAGCAGGTCCGTCACCGAGACCCGGTCGAGCACGCGCACGCCGGCGCGCAGGGCGACGCCGCGCACCACCTTCATCATGGCGGTGCCGCCGCCCACCAGCCCCGCGGCCAGCCCGCCGCTGGCGGCCGCCCCGGAGCCGCCCTTGCCGCGCCAGAACTCGCCGTTCTCCTTGACGAACTTGACGCCCCAGCCGTCGAGGATCCTGAGCACGTCGTAGGTGGCGTGTATCGCCTCGATGGCCTTGGTCTGGTTGGTGAGCACGCCGCGCCCGGAGAGGTGGAACTTGATGTCGTCGCCGGGCATGTAGGTGATGTACGCCCCGGAGGCCAGCGCCGCGCAGCCGCTGCGGCCGAACACGGACTTGTCCACCAGGAGCACGTCCGCGCCCTCCTCGCGCGCGCGGATCGCCGCCATGGCGCCGGCCGCGCCGCCGCCGATGACCAGCACGTCGGCCTTGTGGTGAATGGTCTTGTAGCTCATGAGTCGCGCTCCCTCCGGCCACCTGTTTCGTAGACCAAGCGTCGGGCCCTGTCAAAGACCGTTCGCCCCGCCGATTCCGCTTGCGCGCCGCGGTCCGCGCGGTCTATTGGGAATTCAGGATCTCGGTTTGGAGGATGCAATGAGCGACAATCGGTACATGGACGTCTACCGGCGAGCGCTGGACGACCCCGAGGGTTTCTGGGCCGAGGCCGCCGAGGACATCCACTGGGACAAGCGCTGGGAGCGGGTGCTCGACGACTCGCGGCCGCCCTTCTACCGGTGGTTCACGGGCGGCGCTCTCAACACCTGCTACAACGCCCTGGACGTGCACGTGGAGCAGGGCAACGGCGACCGTGCGGCGCTGATCTACGACAGCCCGGTGACGGACGGCGGGAAGGTCTTCACCTACGCGGAGCTTCGGGACGCGGTGGCGAACTTCGCCGGCGCGCTGCGCAACCACGGCGTCGGCGCGGGCGACCGGGTGATCATCTACATGCCCATGGTGCCCGAGGCGGTGGT
This genomic stretch from Deltaproteobacteria bacterium harbors:
- a CDS encoding AMP-binding protein; amino-acid sequence: MSDNRYMDVYRRALDDPEGFWAEAAEDIHWDKRWERVLDDSRPPFYRWFTGGALNTCYNALDVHVEQGNGDRAALIYDSPVTDGGKVFTYAELRDAVANFAGALRNHGVGAGDRVIIYMPMVPEAVVAILACARLGAVHSVVFGGFAANELATRIDDAKPKVMVSASCGIEVNRVIEYKPLLDEAIRLATHKPGACLILQRPQAEAAMTAGRDVDWNEAVAAAEPAECVSVAATDPLYILYTSGT